The genomic stretch GAGTTCGACAAGCTCGACTTGCGGACCCCCCAAAACTATTCGTGGAGCTCGGGTGGCAATGCGACCAATAATTTCGTTGCTGAAGTCTTGGCCCGCTACGCCCAACGTGACTTGGGGCAACCCTACACGCGCAGTACTTGGGTTCACCTTTATCTCGACGGCCAGTACTGGGGCATCTACCAGACTCAAGAGCGGGCCGACGCCAACTACGCAGCTGCTTACTTTGGCGGTAACGTCAATGACTATGACGTATTAAAACCCGAACGAGGCGATTACCGAAACATCGCAACGGACGGAAACTTCGATGCTTACACCCAACTATGGGAGCAAGCAAACGCCCGCGCCACGGACGGAGTTACGCCCGCATTCGTCGAAGACGCTGCATACCTTCAAGCGCAGGGCAAAAACCCCAATGGCACGGACAACCCCGACTTTCCGGTCTTGTTGGATGTCGACAACCTAATCGTTTACATGATGGAAACGCTTCGAGGCGGCAATCTGGACGCGCCAATATCGAACTTCTTGGGTAACAATCGTCCCAATAACTATTTTGCGGTTCGCGACCGCACGGGACGCGACGGATTTAGGTTTTTCCAGCATGACGCCGAGCACACGATGCGAAACGTCAATGAGAACCGCAACGGCCCCTACAACGACGCCAATTTCGAGGTCGGCGTCGACTGGTTCAATCCTCAATGGCTGCATCAGCAATTGATGGCCAACGACGAATATCGGATTCGATTCGCCGACACGATCCAGTCGGCATTCTTCAATGACGGGCCGCTAAGCGTTTCGTCGATGACGACGAGACTGGATGATGAGGCGGCGAAAATTACAACTGCGGTGATTGCCGAATCGGCTCGCTGGGGCGATGCGAAAAGAGGGACCAACTCGCCTCGAACTCAGGCTGACTTCCTAAACGCAATCGCGAACCTGCGAAACACCTACTTGCCGGCTCGCGAGCCGATTGTGTTGGACCAGTTCCGGAACACGACGCTGGTGCTCAAAGACAGCGCGGGTGACTACAGCGTCGTTGTCCCGGCGCCACTGTTCCCGTCCGTCGCTGCGCCTCAGTTCCTGGCCAATGGCGAGCTACAACATGGTGGTGAAGTGCCGCCGGCCAGTTCGGTCGGCTTCCAATCAACGGGCGACTTGGTTTATTACATGACCGACGGCACCGACCCGCGATCGTTCGGCGGCGGCATCCATCCGGCCGCGCAAGTCTACGATCCGCAGCTTGTCCAAGAAACCGTCGTCGCATCGGGTCAGGCTTGGCGGTTTCTCGATGACGGAACTGAGCCCACCGGCGAATGGACATCCGACGACGGCGGTTTCAACGACTCGCTTTGGGGCACGGGCAATACGGAGTTTGGTTATGGCAACTCGCCAACCGCGACCCCGATTTCGTTGGGTCCTGATTCAAACAACAAGTTCATCACCACTTACTTCCGTCGTTCATTCGATGTGGATCTCAGTGGGGGACCAGCCACCGCCGCAACCATCCGCGTTCGTCGCGATGACGGCGTGGCGATTTACGTCAACGGAGTCGAGGTCGTTCGCGATAACCTGCCGACCGGGACATTGACATCGACGACGCCTGCCAACACCGCGATCGGTGGCACGGACGAGAGCACTTGGTACGATTTCCCGATCAATCCCGCGCTGCTTCGGGATGGCGCCAATTTGATCGCTGCGGAATTGCATCAAGTTTCCGCTAACAGTAGCGACACGACTTTCGACGTCGAATTGTTGGTCAGCAAACCGACGTCTGCACCCATCACCGTCAGTGGCCCGATCAACTTGATCGCGAGAACGCTCGAAGCCGACGGGACGTGGTCGGCCGCGGAACAGGCATCGTTTTTCATTCCGGTTGCGGCAGCTTCCGCGTCGAACTTGCGAGTCACCGAGGTCCATTTCAACCCGGCCGACGAGGGCGATCGAGAATTCATCGAACTGAAGAACATCAGCGCGGTACCGATTTCGCTTGCCGGTGTCCGTTTCACCGCAGGGATCACGTTTGATTTCGACGACGGGTCGATCAGCCAACTCGGCCCCGGCGAAGTGGTTTTACTGGTTGTCGATCAGAACCTCTTTGAATCTTTCTATGGTACGACGCTGCCCGTCGCCGGCCAGTACAGCGGCAGCCTCAGTAATGGCGGCGAAACACTAACAATCCTGGCGGCGGATGACTCGACCATCCAATCGTTCACCTACGATGACAAGGACGGTGATTGGCACGATTCGACCGACGGTGACGGGCCTTCGTTGACCGTGCTCAGCGCGTCGGGCGACTACGACTTGGGAACCAACTGGCGCCCCAGCTACGTGGTCGGTGGCACACCGGGTATCGACGAAAACGACAAACCGCTGGCATCGGCCGGTGGGCCTTACGTCGTTGCATCGGGGGGCACGATCACACTGGCCGGATCGGGCAGCGACTATGACACCGATCAAACGCTGACGTTCGAGTGGGACTTTGATTTCGACGGCGCAACGTTCGACGTCGACGCGACCGGTCCGACCCCTTCGCAAACCTTTACCGGTTCGGGAACGCGCACAATCGCCGTGCGTGTGACGTACAACGGCACTCCCAACGAGTCGACGATTGCGACGGCATCGTTGGTCGTGACCGTCCCACAAGTCATCAAACGCAGCGTCGCCTACGCAAACGCGACCGCGGGGTACGGATCATCAACGCCGGCGGACAACATCATCGGCTTGCCGCCGGGGCAACCCGCGACGTCCGCTAACTTCACCAACTATGTCAACGGTCTGAACCGCGTCGTCATCGATATCGAAAATTCGACGGCGACAACATTGACCGCCGGCGACTTCGCATTCAAAGTCGGCAACTCCGAAGACCTGACCGAGTGGACCGATGCGCCGGCCCGCTTCCCATCGACGTCATCGTTGGTGGCGGGATGAACGGGTCGAATCGAGTGGTCATCACGTGGGCGAACCGTGCGATCATGAACCAGTGGCTACAAGTCACGGTGCTTGCGTCGGGCAATGCCGGGTTGACGACTGATGATGTCTTCTATCTGGGCAATCAAGTCGGCGAAGTCACCGGCGGCGCGCTGGGCAGTCGCCTGCGAGTGACCTCGACCGACACGTTGGTGATTCGCGGAAATCAGTTGACTGCCCCTGGATCAGCCGGCATCGAAAATCCGCACGACCTGAACCGTGATGGCCGGGTGACATCGACGGACACTTTGATCGTGCGAGGAAACCAAGTCATCCAGGGACTGTTGATGATGACCGCGCCACAACCGCTGGCGCCGCCCCAGCAAGGTGATGCACTCACGGCGACGAATCCGGTCCAACAGAATCCGGTCGAGCAAGTCATCGCCAGCACGATCCCCGTTTCGCCCGTCGAAACCGAAGTCGTCGAAACCGAAAACACCGCGCCGACGCGGCGCGAGTACAGACAAGCGGTATCTACCGGCTACCGGCTACCGACAACTGCGAATGCAACTGATTGCCCTGCGTCGGGTGGATTTGCGACTAGCGATGGAAACCCGACGCGACGTAACCGCCCGCTTTCGAGATTTCCAACGTGAATCGGTCCAATCGCTGGAGGCCGTTGACGCGTTCTTTGCCAATTTGAAAGCCGAAATCAGCGGACTGAATCGATAGCGACGACGATTTCGATTACCTTCTAACGTTATGAAGAACATCATGAACCAACACTTTTGCTTGACAGCGCTGCTGCTTTTGTTTGCTATGCCCGCTAGGTCGGACGCCGACGTCGTCATCGCCTTCGATCCGACCGGAAGCATCGACGCGACCATTCGGCAAGCCGCGAACCAGAAGCTGAACTTTTTCGTCAGCAGCGACGCTGACGACAGGGTGCGGGGCATCGACATTGGTTTCCGTTTCCGGCGGCAACGAACATCAGCGAAAGCGATATCGGCACGACGGCGCCCCATGACCGCGGTTTCTTTGCCGACACCAACCTGAGCAACTCGACCGTCTCGGCTTTTCCATAGGGCGACTCCATCGAAGTTTTTGTCAACCAAGAACTGACCAGTGTCCAGACCCTCGGCGCATCGCCTCAGCGATGGTTCGAGTTGACGATCGACGCATCCTCGCTTGCGATCGGCGACTACGCCATCTCGCTGGCCCCCAGCACTCCCGGTTTCAACACGGACCAGATCGACCTTCAGACCGGATTGCCCGTCCGCATCGACCAGGTGAACACGACGTTCAATCTTTCGGTCGCTGCGGTACCGGAACCGTCAGCGGTTGCTTTCGTCGCCGTTACAGGATTCGCATTCCTTTGCCGCACTCGACGCCGTAAGTCTGCCGCAACCGTCGCGGAATGAAGTAGGCAATCATTCCGATCGCGACGATCCAAATCGTACCGGGTTCCGGTACCGCTGCACTCGTGTGACTGAACGTGACAAATTCGCTTGTCGGATTCAGAGCGGCACCGTCGCGTCCTTGGACACCCATGCGTTGGCCGAAAAAGGCGTTGCTGCCGGCGAACGAAAATGTCTGCGTGGGTTGAACGTTGCGGTCGTAGAAAAACGTCGCCCTGGATTGTAAATCTCTGATCGTCAGGTCAATGACGCTCCATTCATTTGACCCGGTTTTCTCGGCCGTATAGTCGATCTCAAAAGGGTTGGATCGCAGATCAGCCCCGTTGCCCCGCGTATCGAACACGTCCAAGCCAACGTAGCGTCCTTCAATCGAAAACGAGTTGGCTTGATTGACCGGCCTAACGTCGTCAACCAAAACGTAGTCATTGAAGTCCGGAAAAAATCGCACAAACCCACTTTCATTGTCAGGTTGGGTTATCCCTCGATCCCAAACGACGCCAAACCCGGATTGAAGGCCCCCACCGGCTGAATCTGAGAATCCAAACCTTGCCACTTCTTGGGCAAAGGCGGCGCCGGGCAACGTGAACTGCAATTGAGTTTGAATCGAGATCCGATCACCGACGCCGAACGAGCGGCCAGGCGAACCATCCAATGCGCCCGTCACGTGATACGTGGGGTCCGCGGATACAACGCCTCCCTTGGTTGTGAATCCGGTTGTATTGGGGCGCACTGCGACTTGCCCACCACCAACCCAGTTCACGTTGTTGCTTAGCGGTGCATTCGAATAACCTTCGGCCGCCGTGTAGCTGGTGCTGAATATGACGCCGCCATGCACGTGCGCCATGCCGATAATGCTTGACATGAAGACAACAAACGTACGAACCCACATAGCGCACCCCAGTAAGAAAATGTGTCGTTTCGATAGTCAAGAGACGGAACAATCCGTCCCGAACGGGTATGATCTTATGCGACACCGCCATGCTTAGGGGCAGTAAGACGCGAAACGGATCATTGCAGACAAAAATGAACCCGAAATCGATTGAGAGAGCACTCGTGACCTCGTAGCCCGGTGATGATGTGCCGGGAACCGCCTCAAAAATTGCGGTGACTTCATAGCTTGTTCAACGATTCGACCAGAGCAATGGACATGCGATCCCCTCGTCCTTCCATCCGATTTCGGGCATTGAAGGGGCAGCGGTGAAGCGCTAGGCTAGAGGCGCCGTCGCCGTCCGTTTCCAACGACCCACCATTGCATGATGCATCTACTTGCCTCCGCTATCGAACAAACGCCAATCGAGCCGCAATCGGCGGGCGTCATGTTGCTGTTTGCCGCGGTGATGATGGCGACCTATGTGGGCGTCGCGGTCGAACGATACCACAAGACTGTCGCGGCGCTGTGCGGCGCGATTGTCTTGATTGCGCTCAGCCTGCTACTCGGGCTGTTCGAGTTCCCGAAAGTCTATGACTTCCTGAAAGAAGACCTGAACATTTTTGGTGTCATCATCGGCACCGGGATTTTGGTGGATGTGGTCGGCAAGAGCGGGTTGTTCCACTTCATCAGCATGTGGATCGTCCGGTTGACGGGCGGTCGAGCGGCGACGCTGTTTTTAACGCTTTGCATCGTCACCTTTTTGTTCGTGGCGGTGCTGACGATCGTGCCAGCCATGTTGATCCTTAGCTCTCTGGTCCTGGTGATCTGCCGCTCGCTCGGTTACAAGCCGGCGCCGTTGATGTTGAGTGTTGCAATCTGTGCCAACAGCGGCGCGATCGCGACGTTCGCAAGCGGACTGCCCAACATCATGGTCGGAACGGCGGCCGAGATCCCCTACATGCAGTTCTTGCAAGTGTCGTTGCCCTACGCCGTGATCAGCTTATTGATCGCGATCGCGGTGCTGCGAATCTTGTTTCGCAACGACTTACCGTGGAAACAAACCGCCGAGGAAAAAGAAGAACTACGTTTGCAGATCGAAACATTCGATCCTTGGGCGATGGTCGAAGACCGTAAGGTGCTCTATCGCAGCGGTTCGATCCTGATGGCCACCGTGGTCGGCTTCGTGTTCGCACAGCAACTGGGCGTTGGAATGGATTTCATCGCCATGGTCGGTGCCACCGCGGCGTTGATGTTTGCCGGAAAAGGCGTCGAGGATGCCATCGGGAAAGTGAACTGGACGGTGATCATGTTTTTCATGGGGCTGTTTATCATCATCGGCTGCGTCAAACAAACCGGTGCTCTTGCATTCGTCGCCGAACAGGTCGTCGATCTGTCCGGAAATCGAATGGAATTGTTGATTCCGTTGCTGGGCGTTTTTTCGGCCGTCGCCAGTTCGATCGTCGACAATATTCCTGTTGCGGCGACGTTGATCCCCATCGTCCAAGACATCTCGACCAGCCCCGACGTGCCGGCCGAACCACTATGGTGGACGTTGATCCTTTGT from Rubripirellula tenax encodes the following:
- a CDS encoding CotH kinase family protein, which codes for MFEGAGGASAEFFAASGTHSSFNTNFALVGDTASGGLTALQPYVAGQNPFVATDVSAAMSGINASAYTRISFNVTDVAEVETLLLNIQYDDGFVAWINGVEVARRNAPNSLLFDSAATASRSFSDAVAAEPILLDAAAIESLVNGSNVLAIQGLNASASNSSFLIAPELVASKLATMSPTYFATPTPGEINRDAVSGVVERVIADVPAGFYTTPQTITLTSPTSGATIRYTTDGSTPTASNGTDYSGPITVSATTNLRAAAFLTDYVSLPSITRTYLYLDDVLTQSTDGVAPTGWPTTWGTNVVDYGIDPDVIALEGEQAVKDALLSLPTISLTTELANLFDEEFGFYSNALQDGRDWERPASAEWINPDGTPGFQVNAGLRIRGGFSRGDFNPKHALKLFFRGSYGDSTLNYPVHGDAGVTEFDKLDLRTPQNYSWSSGGNATNNFVAEVLARYAQRDLGQPYTRSTWVHLYLDGQYWGIYQTQERADANYAAAYFGGNVNDYDVLKPERGDYRNIATDGNFDAYTQLWEQANARATDGVTPAFVEDAAYLQAQGKNPNGTDNPDFPVLLDVDNLIVYMMETLRGGNLDAPISNFLGNNRPNNYFAVRDRTGRDGFRFFQHDAEHTMRNVNENRNGPYNDANFEVGVDWFNPQWLHQQLMANDEYRIRFADTIQSAFFNDGPLSVSSMTTRLDDEAAKITTAVIAESARWGDAKRGTNSPRTQADFLNAIANLRNTYLPAREPIVLDQFRNTTLVLKDSAGDYSVVVPAPLFPSVAAPQFLANGELQHGGEVPPASSVGFQSTGDLVYYMTDGTDPRSFGGGIHPAAQVYDPQLVQETVVASGQAWRFLDDGTEPTGEWTSDDGGFNDSLWGTGNTEFGYGNSPTATPISLGPDSNNKFITTYFRRSFDVDLSGGPATAATIRVRRDDGVAIYVNGVEVVRDNLPTGTLTSTTPANTAIGGTDESTWYDFPINPALLRDGANLIAAELHQVSANSSDTTFDVELLVSKPTSAPITVSGPINLIARTLEADGTWSAAEQASFFIPVAAASASNLRVTEVHFNPADEGDREFIELKNISAVPISLAGVRFTAGITFDFDDGSISQLGPGEVVLLVVDQNLFESFYGTTLPVAGQYSGSLSNGGETLTILAADDSTIQSFTYDDKDGDWHDSTDGDGPSLTVLSASGDYDLGTNWRPSYVVGGTPGIDENDKPLASAGGPYVVASGGTITLAGSGSDYDTDQTLTFEWDFDFDGATFDVDATGPTPSQTFTGSGTRTIAVRVTYNGTPNESTIATASLVVTVPQVIKRSVAYANATAGYGSSTPADNIIGLPPGQPATSANFTNYVNGLNRVVIDIENSTATTLTAGDFAFKVGNSEDLTEWTDAPARFPSTSSLVAG
- a CDS encoding dockerin type I domain-containing protein yields the protein MNQWLQVTVLASGNAGLTTDDVFYLGNQVGEVTGGALGSRLRVTSTDTLVIRGNQLTAPGSAGIENPHDLNRDGRVTSTDTLIVRGNQVIQGLLMMTAPQPLAPPQQGDALTATNPVQQNPVEQVIASTIPVSPVETEVVETENTAPTRREYRQAVSTGYRLPTTANATDCPASGGFATSDGNPTRRNRPLSRFPT
- a CDS encoding PEP-CTERM sorting domain-containing protein; amino-acid sequence: MSSIIGMAHVHGGVIFSTSYTAAEGYSNAPLSNNVNWVGGGQVAVRPNTTGFTTKGGVVSADPTYHVTGALDGSPGRSFGVGDRISIQTQLQFTLPGAAFAQEVARFGFSDSAGGGLQSGFGVVWDRGITQPDNESGFVRFFPDFNDYVLVDDVRPVNQANSFSIEGRYVGLDVFDTRGNGADLRSNPFEIDYTAEKTGSNEWSVIDLTIRDLQSRATFFYDRNVQPTQTFSFAGSNAFFGQRMGVQGRDGAALNPTSEFVTFSHTSAAVPEPGTIWIVAIGMIAYFIPRRLRQTYGVECGKGMRIL
- a CDS encoding ArsB/NhaD family transporter, with the protein product MMHLLASAIEQTPIEPQSAGVMLLFAAVMMATYVGVAVERYHKTVAALCGAIVLIALSLLLGLFEFPKVYDFLKEDLNIFGVIIGTGILVDVVGKSGLFHFISMWIVRLTGGRAATLFLTLCIVTFLFVAVLTIVPAMLILSSLVLVICRSLGYKPAPLMLSVAICANSGAIATFASGLPNIMVGTAAEIPYMQFLQVSLPYAVISLLIAIAVLRILFRNDLPWKQTAEEKEELRLQIETFDPWAMVEDRKVLYRSGSILMATVVGFVFAQQLGVGMDFIAMVGATAALMFAGKGVEDAIGKVNWTVIMFFMGLFIIIGCVKQTGALAFVAEQVVDLSGNRMELLIPLLGVFSAVASSIVDNIPVAATLIPIVQDISTSPDVPAEPLWWTLILCCNLGGNGTPIGSISCVIAIYALKREANQHIGWGTFLKLGGTIMLLQVIGAILYVTLAYQNNMIPSLSHP